From the Prunus dulcis chromosome 4, ALMONDv2, whole genome shotgun sequence genome, one window contains:
- the LOC117625570 gene encoding uncharacterized protein LOC117625570: MFGILKDYRMRLNPKKCAFGVSSGKFLGFMISQRGIEANPEKIKAIIDMERPKTTKDIQSLTGRVAALTRFISKATDKCVPFFKALKGGKRDITWTAECDNAFQDLKNYMSKAPLLSKPLPGEILYLYLSVSGTAVSSVLIRKPEKAELPIFYVSKALQSAELRYPPLEQLALALVVSARRLRPYFQAHGIKVLTNQPLRPTEKGQAVADFISELTPATVRPTSEAITETILPDQPGAERLDTSTPVWGLHVDGSANQQGCGAGLVLTTPDGLKIEYALRFDFRTSNNEAEYEALLAGLRLAKSMNAKQIRIHSDSQLIVNQVTADFAAKDASMYAYLSTAHQLLRSFQAYEIKQIPRGENSHADALARLASAINDKVGRKVPVEILAQPSAVASEVCAVRYEDTWMSDIYLYLTNGTLPEDKAQARKLRYRSARYTVINDVLYKRGYTTPYLKCLTAEQGDYVLREIHNGVCGDHSGSRSLAYKVFRQGYFWPTMHQDANTLVKRCDKCQRFGNVPHIPAEPLTPIVSPWPFAQWGLDLIGPMPQGKGQLDKAKGAWPEKLPEALWAIRTSYRTSTGETPFSLAFGSEAVVPVEIGEPSYRTETFAPKQNEEAMSLSLDLLEEHRAQANLRNEAYKQRVSRYYDSRVRPRSFRIGDWVMRKVSLATKDTTEGTLGPSWEGPYEVIGILRSGTYRLRGSNGKALGHPWNVEHLKYYYK; encoded by the exons ATGTTCGGCATACTGAAAGACTATCGGATGAGACTGAACCCGAAGAAATGCGCCTTCGGTGTATCTTCCGGGAAATTCCTCGGATTCATGATCAGTCAGAGGGGGATTGAAGCGAATCCCGAGAAAATAAAGGCAATCATCGATATGGAGAGGCCGAAGACGACGAAGGACATCCAGAGCCTTACCGGACGCGTGGCCGCCCTGACCCGCTTCATATCGAAGGCTACCGATAAATGTGTACCGttcttcaaagccttgaaaggGGGCAAACGGGATATCACATGGACTGCCGAATGCGATAACGCATTTCAAGACCtaaagaactacatgagcaaagCCCCCCTTTTGTCAAAACCGCTGCCTGGGGAAATTCTCTACCTATACCTTTCGGTATCCGGAACTGCCGTCAGCTCGGTACTAATTCGGAAACCAGAGAAGGCAGAGTTACCAATCTTCTATGTCAGCAAGGCACTCCAGAGTGCGGAACTTCGGTATCCCCCATTAGAGCAGCTGGCTCTGGCCCTTGTTGTCTCGGCACGAAGACTTCGGCCATACTTCCAGGCACACGGGATCAAAGTCCTGACCAACCAACCCCTCCG GCCCACCGAAAAGGGCCAGGCTGTTGCCGATTTTATCTCCGAGCTTACCCCAGCAACAGTACGGCCGACATCTGAGGCGATTACCGAGACCATCTTGCCGGATCAACCAGGCGCCGAACGCCTTGACACATCAACTCCCGTCTGGGGTTTGCACGTCGATGGCTCGGCAAACCAGCAAGGATGCGGAGCGGGCTTGGTGCTGACAACACCGGACGGACTCAAGATCGAGTACGCCCTCCGATTCGACTTCCGGACATCCAACAATGAAGCGGAATACGAAGCCCTCTTGGCCGGCCTTCGGTTAGCCAAGAGCATGAATGCAAAGCAAATCCGAATTCACAGCGACTCCCAGCTCATTGTGAACCAGGTAACGGCAGACTTCGCCGCCAAGGATGCCTCCATGTACGCCTACCTTTCAACCGCCCATCAGCTACTCCGAAGTTTCCAAGCATACGAGATCAAACAGATCCCCAGAGGCGAAAACAGCCATGCCGATGCTTTGGCAAGACTCGCTTCGGCGATAAACGACAAAGTCGGAAGAAAGGTACCAGTGGAGATTCTTGCCCAACCAAGCGCTGTAGCCTCCGAGGTATGTGCCGTACGGTATGAGGATACATGGATGTCTGATATATACTTATACCTGACGAACGGCACCCTACCTGAGGACAAAGCCCAGGCCCGGAAGCTAAGATACCGATCGGCAAGATACACAGTCATCAACGATGTGCTCTACAAACGTGGCTACACCACCCCGTATCTCAAATGTCTTACGGCAGAGCAGGGGGACTACGTCCTTCGGGAAATTCATAACGGTGTATGTGGCGACCATTCCGGGTCCCGATCCCTCGCCTACAAAGTCTTTCGGCAGGGATACTTTTGGCCAACCATGCATCAGGACGCCAATACACTGGTGAAGAGGTGTGACAAATGCCAGCGCTTCGGTAATGTCCCACATATCCCTGCCGAACCTCTCACACCGATTGTAAGTCCTTGGCCTTTCGCACAATGGGGACTGGACCTGATTGGCCCAATGCCGCAAGGCAAGGGGCAG CTGGACAAGGCAAAGGGAGCCTGGCCGGAAAAGCTTCCCGAAGCACTGTGGGCCATTCGaacgtcttaccgaacgtccacTGGAGAAACCCCTTTTTCTCTGGCTTTTGGATCGGAAGCGGTGGTACCCGTGGAAATCGGCGAACCTTCCTACCGAACGGAAACCTTCGCACCGAAGCAGAACGAAGAGGCCATGTCTCTAAGCCTTGACCTACTCGAGGAGCACCGAGCACAGGCCAACCTTCGGAATGAAGCCTACAAACAGCGTGTGTCTCGGTATTACGACTCTAGGGTCAGACCCCGCTCTTTCCGAAtcggggactgggtcatgcgcaaggtatCGCTTGCAACGAAGGATACCACGGAAGGAACCCTCGGACCTTCCTGGGAAGGACCTTATGAAGTCATCGGTATCCTTCGCTCGGGAACCTACCGATTGAGAGGCTCCAACGGCAAAGCCCTCGGCCATCCTTGGAACGTAGAACATCTCAaatactactacaagtga
- the LOC117626188 gene encoding heat shock protein 90-2-like has protein sequence MRTFTYELLQSPVLHESDIIAQLSSSFVSTVNLVNNLGTIARSGTKEFMEALAAGAYLVVDKVIVTTKHNDDEQYVLESLRFNVYEVFPFAIAIVSGETVDN, from the exons ATGCGGACATTCACTTACGAACTGCTCCAGAGTCCAGTTCTCCATGAATCAGATATCATTGCTCAGCTCAGCAGCTCTTTTGTCTCAACCGTCA ATTTGGTGAACAACCTTGGTACCATTGCAAGGTCTGGCACCAAGGAATTTATGGAAGCCTTGGCTGCTGGTGCATATCTTGTTGTAGATAAGGTCATTGTTACCACCAAGCACAATGATGATGAGCAGTATGTGTTGGAGTCGCTCCGATTCAATGTTTATG aggTATTTCCTTTTGCCATTGCGATTGTATCTGGTGAAACTGTAGACAATTAG